Proteins encoded by one window of Cytophagia bacterium CHB2:
- the hcp gene encoding type VI secretion system tube protein Hcp, producing the protein MAVKGELSVWNHENTQLEGPRGNKSSLVFEYEHEVYMPFDREDNKLQGTRRIDAFSVTKEIDKLTPQLYEIVCKGRNCKKVQISLYRIAKDGGDEEEYFRYILEDAKIISVRNHMPITKYEQNENIGHLETVRFLAKSFSWQYIEGGVEYTEVSGLSA; encoded by the coding sequence ATGGCAGTCAAAGGTGAACTCTCGGTGTGGAATCATGAAAACACACAATTGGAGGGCCCGCGCGGGAATAAGAGCAGCTTGGTTTTCGAATATGAGCATGAAGTGTACATGCCGTTCGATCGCGAAGACAACAAGCTGCAAGGCACCCGGCGCATCGACGCTTTCAGCGTGACCAAGGAAATCGACAAGCTGACTCCCCAGCTTTACGAGATCGTGTGCAAAGGCCGCAATTGCAAGAAAGTGCAGATCAGCCTTTATCGCATTGCGAAGGATGGCGGCGATGAGGAGGAGTATTTTCGCTATATCCTCGAAGACGCCAAAATCATTTCCGTGCGCAATCACATGCCGATCACGAAATACGAACAAAACGAAAACATCGGCCATTTGGAAACAGTGCGCTTTCTGGCAAAATCATTTTCCTGGCAATATATCGAAGGCGGCGTCGAATACACCGAAGTTTCCGGGCTCTCGGCGTAA
- the tssE gene encoding type VI secretion system baseplate subunit TssE has product MENLSLYDLLVGGFMLRGDDPLQGGHALEDMPEDEKLRLSIAENLTMLLQTRRGSVMHLPDFGIPDILQVYQDAGCSLDPVRTLVRETILKYEPRISEVKVQKEFFDPNSMRISLRILATIKEANQREILLTEFSTTGWAKVLFERDTKHEPRA; this is encoded by the coding sequence ATGGAAAATCTCAGTCTGTATGATTTGCTCGTGGGCGGTTTTATGTTGCGGGGAGATGATCCATTGCAGGGCGGGCATGCATTGGAAGATATGCCGGAGGATGAGAAGCTCCGGTTGAGCATCGCAGAAAATCTGACGATGTTGCTGCAAACGCGGCGCGGCTCTGTGATGCACCTGCCTGATTTCGGCATTCCGGATATTTTGCAGGTCTATCAAGATGCCGGCTGCTCGCTGGACCCCGTGCGCACGCTGGTGCGAGAGACGATCTTGAAATACGAGCCGCGCATCAGCGAAGTTAAAGTGCAAAAAGAATTTTTCGATCCCAACAGCATGCGCATCTCCTTGCGCATTTTGGCGACCATCAAAGAAGCCAATCAACGCGAAATCCTGCTTACCGAATTTTCCACCACCGGTTGGGCCAAAGTCTTATTCGAACGAGACACCAAGCATGAGCCACGAGCCTGA